The Lasioglossum baleicum chromosome 5, iyLasBale1, whole genome shotgun sequence genome segment ATAACGGCtgcacattagggtggaccttagttgCTCTTgtgcaaaatttttttttaaattcatttgaTGCGACCCTTGCAATCTGTTCTACTCGGTAAAAAACTAATTCCCTCCAAATTTCAAGTCGATCGGACAAAGGGAAGACGTGTCGCAACGAGTTTGTTTatgcaaaaaattttaattttgcgaaaaatgaaaaagtacacaTTTTTTCAATCCCACTGGTCATTAAACActattttaatgtaatattcTTATTATATCAAAGCAAAAATTAAATTGTGTAATGAATTTGTTTAagcaaaatttttaatatttattttttaaatataaaatttgatctCACATTAATATAAGGAAAAGTAGAAAAAGACAGTTAAATACTTATaattaaatgttttatttataggcctaattataataagagtataaataatttttaaaaatctgtacTTAATGttgttttatcaatttttggGTGTTTTTCCCTATAATCGGTTACAATTTGTAATATGAATTGtttttcttcttcgtttttGCATAACGTTAAATTATAatctttcattaattttactgCTCTTTCTGCAACGTCATTCACAACTTCTAATTTTGTTATAATACCTATCGCTTcggtataattattattagtttcCCATAGTGCTGgatcaattaaaagaaaatctgAATTTATATTGAAccgtttgaaaaaattatttgattcaGATGATACGAAATGTTGTATTTCCAAATTCGcaagatttttaatttctatagTCGTTGTCATGTATctcttataattattattattgtttacattttgtaGTGCTTGCACCATCGATCTTTTTGTTTCTACTGAAACTTCTTTATCAAAAAACGATAGCGCCGCATTCTCCGGTGACAAGTACCATAAATGgttcacaattttttttaatgccaCATCGCTTATTTCTTCGTTAACATTTTTGTAATGAATTATATTTTTGATGAATTCTAGATCTACACGTGGCGCCATAGCAGCCATTGGGGGGGTCAACTCGCCCTTTTTCCCtctgtttcaatagaaataatttatcttcttcgatttttatcatttcTAAAGCATTCGCATGGGCGATGTCAAATAAATCGTCCAACGAATCTTTGAATTCTTGTTCCCGCTGTATTTGGATTGCAGTTCGACGATTGACAGATTTATATAATGTTCTCCATTTCTGATAAAGAGACTTCAACTTGTCAATGCTATCCGACGTCTTCTTCACTGGTATTCGTGCTTTCTCCCAAAATATTTCAGTTTCTTTTATAACTAGAGTAGCACTTGCTTTAAGGTCCAGCTTTActtttctcatattatataaaaGAACTCGTAACACTTGTCCGTTACTCGGCAATTTTGCACCAATAATTTGTTGTTCGTAGTAGtccaatataaacaattgatcaCTACTTCTTGTCTCCATTTTTGCTCACTGTCACACTAACAAATTTCGATACTTCGTGATGCGAATACCTCGAACTCTCGACGTAAAATGAGGTTTCTTTTACTAAGGGACTAAGGGACTAGGAAGCAGGTATAAAACTGGAAATAGAAGGATAGCTCTTTGGAAGGGGTACTGGTTATACCGTTGGCAGCTGCAGCGGCCAGAGCCGAGCAGTTCCCGAGCGTACATAGACAATACAACGACGCGACCGTTTGGCGCGCTCATAGCTCTACTCCGTAATGTAATAAAccaaaatattgacaatattgttGAAACTTTCAAGTAAAATTTCTTATTATACAACCAAAAGATGATATTTTTATGTTATAACAGTAACTCTTATCATTAAAACATAAAATTTGAGTTGCATGTAAAATTAAAGGGAAATTActgaaattttcaaacttcaaaCCGATTGCGACACCCTTTCCTGTTGTCCAATTGAGTTCTTCTTTTGCAGAACTTATTTTTTTGGATCTGGAACAGATCTAGGGGGTCGCATAAAAAAAATCagatggtcgaaaaataaggtccaccctactgCACATTTGCGGAGCTTCAAGTTGTTTCAGTTGAGAGCACATGTTTTTTTCGCCATTCACATTTGCCGAATATTTTAAACAGACTTGGTGTTTTCCTAGCAGGTAAGTATTTAACACGTTTTGACGACAGTTCGTCGTAGGAACATTGCTGGTCTGACCGTCAACccagggctgttctctatggagaggtttatgacacagGCACTTTTTTTCGGACAACACGTGCTCACTGTAAAGTAATTTCTGTAGGCCCCGAGGCTTCtccggcaaaataaaaatgtgctaTATCCGAGCAATCTACGAAAAAGCACGTTCAGTAGTCCCTGTTATAAATATTCGCTGTTTCTACGTATCTGCAAAGTTAACCGTCAACCGTTTGCGACGCTTCTCGCCCGGGAAATTTCACCCCCGCACCCGACGTCACTAATGTATTTCAGCTGCCGAAAATGTATTTAAGAGACTGCGAAGCCAGATTTCCGCACCATTTTTTTGGCCTCCGTCGAAAGAGTCACCTCGTGCGCGTGTTTTCTCGATATCTGTGAACCTGTGAACTCTGCGAGCCATGCAGGACGAATAACTTATAGAAGCAGTGAGGCGTCGTCCCTTTTTGTACGTTTTACAACATCCGAAATACATGGATACGAAATATAAGAATATCGCCTGGAGTGAGATCGCGAAAGAAGTGGGTGTGCCTGGTCAGTAttcactatattttattaacaacttCGTTTATACATTATGGTGGTCCTTATTTTCCAACTTTCGTTTTTTTTGGCCTTAGCTCCCTATAACATGACACTTGGTGAAAAAATGTGTGTAAAATTTTAGTTCGATCGGGCAATGGGAAACCGTACTGCATCgcgcttgaaaattgtttatttttgaaatttgattttctgtATTAATATACATTCCTATATCGTTGACTTTATCTTTCCATTCTCTATAActatatagaaataaaatacAAGGCAGACGATTGACAgatgattaattaaaaaatatttttctctgtaGCGGACAATTGCAAAAAACGCTGGCAAAACATAAGGTGCGGCTATAGAAAGCATCGCGCCCGCGACAATGCAACGCGGAGCGGGCAGGCGGCATCCAGCGAGAGGCCATATAAATTCGGTAACAGTCTGGATTTTTTGAGCCCTTCCTTCGAAGAGAGGGCTATGTTGTCCAGCCTGGACGAGGAGGAGAACTCCGGGACTAGCCAGGAGGTGACAGCGGCTACAACCGTGAGCCAAGACACGGATTCTGGCTttcttagccaggaggtgaCAGCGGCTACAACCGCGAGCCAAGACACGGCTTCTGGTTTCCTTACCGAGGGGGAGGAGGACGATTGCGAACCTCCGCCCAAAAGGGGACGAACAGGGGGGGACGTATCAGACACTATCAATCGATGTGCCAATTTGCTCGAGAGATCGATGAAGGGCTACGACCAAAATATGAGCCAGGCTTTCAAAGACAAAGTAATGCTTGTAAGGTTCTTCAAAACGATGGCGCTCGAAGTTTGTGAATTGAGCCGGAGTACACAAGACGCCATCGAAATGAACGTCCTACGGGACATATCGGAGAAACGGTACGCAGATGAACGAAAACGAGATCTCCACGACAGCGAATAATAACTGTAATAATaactaattattgaaaatacattttctttttcattgtaTGCAttcatatgaaaaaaattttattaaaaagaattgaaagtCTAGACAGGCATTGTTGAATTGTTTATTTGACCCTAGCACTCCCAAATTCCAATCCTTTTCGGACTGCCAACGAGGGCTCTCGAATCCATACATTTCTGTATTCATACCTCctaagaaaaaataatttaagatAAAAAGTTGGTAATATTttgttgataataataaaaagttgataataatcatttctttaaataggaaTGCATATTTTTTGTTGCGCTATTGAATTTCTCTAttgattctacgtaaaaaatgattagggtaccatggaaaaagttattagttttcgaTGTATTTTCAAAgcctgtctttattgaagaatatTGATCAAGCGCATGGCGTTTTTGCCAAGTAGGACACTTGCGGATCGCCGAAATAATAAACAGCTAACAGGTGAATGTCCAAGCGAGGACAGATGCGAGGACAAAGCGACGAAGATGCGACAGCCGCGAACTCCATACGAGAGCCGATTCGCACGTACGTGTTGTGGCGATCGGCCTATATGTATACAGCAAGGTAGGTCGCGGCCGCGGGTCAGAGCGAAACAGCgagcatttctactctcgtgggctagtactgtcgtaatcacgaatagtgtcacgtcgtgctgcatctcggaagtcaactaccagtgagatcggacgttcgttccttttgaatcaaagtttaaccgtacagattccgcgagttcggtgtaaaatctgttaggcagtgataaggttgctccgagtcccccgcattgccagtgcgtcaacaccgtgtatcttagtttaggtaataccatctttcaatttctttctattctaaattcaattcATTCGCGACAATCACACAATTGTAACACgaattctatagtaagaatatatttgtgttctttgataaaattaactcaaattcattaaacccataattattgtacaatatcctaatccagtaattgaacgtccccacatgatacaatcttaccgctcggattgtatcaattaaattatactagttacgaggcttagtAATTATCCTAGCGATTCCCTGATtaagcatcaggttcgtctgtgagTCACATAAGATCATACGATGAGTCACGAAAGTATTCAATCGCTCTGAAATAAAAAGTTTCAAGCTTAATAAACATAAGTCCAATTAAGAATtgtaaaatacatttatttatatagtgCTACATATAATCTACAAAAATGAAGTACATAAAAATCACGGAGTTTTCAAACATTggaggaaaatagaaaatttttgaaCGTCCTCCGGACGTCAAAAATATCCCTCGCCCCGTTGCCTCGTCGGGGGTtctcttgggggggggggggattctGTTCTCCTCGCTGATGTTGTTCTCTCATAGGCCCTAATGAAATTATGTAATATACATGTGGCCATGACTACGTAGTCGACGTTTTTGGGGCTCAGGTCTATCCTtcggttataaatattaaattttcgtgACATAATGCCGAACGTATTATCCACTACGCGCCTTCCCATTGAAAGACGCGTGTTAAAATCCGTTCGGTCATCATGCTCTTCGGCTTGGGCTCCCGGATATGGTTTGAGTAGATATGTTTTCAGCGGAAACGCGTCGTCGCCCACAATGACGCAGGGCGCGCTAATATTTGTGCCCGGCAAGCACGCGTCGGGCAATTGTATTGTGCCGTTGTCGAGTCGCTGCCCTAGTTTCGATTTGGCAAAAATGCCCCCATCGCTGTTTCTCCCATACCCTCCTACATCGACGGCAAGAAAATTATAATCGGCGTCGGTCAGGGCCATCAGCACCGTGGAAAACGTCTTCTTGTAATTGTAGTAGAGCGACCCCGAGTTCGGTGGAGCCTTAATTGTTACATGTTACCCATCTATTGCGCCTACGCAATTGGGAAACCTGCATTGTTCCCAGAATCGACTTCTGATTTTTTCCCATCCTGCCCCGTTGGGCAGTCTAATTGTTTCCTACAACAAAGTGGCTGTCACAACGCGACATGTCTCGTTCACGATTTTTTGCACGGTCGTAACCCCCATCCGAAAAGCGAAGCGTATCGACCTGAACGAATCTCCCGTTGCTAGGTATCTAAAACAATTAGAGAT includes the following:
- the LOC143208554 gene encoding uncharacterized protein LOC143208554, which encodes MDTKYKNIAWSEIAKEVGVPADNCKKRWQNIRCGYRKHRARDNATRSGQAASSERPYKFGNSLDFLSPSFEERAMLSSLDEEENSGTSQEVTAATTVSQDTDSGFLSQEVTAATTASQDTASGFLTEGEEDDCEPPPKRGRTGGDVSDTINRCANLLERSMKGYDQNMSQAFKDKVMLVRFFKTMALEVCELSRSTQDAIEMNVLRDISEKRYADERKRDLHDSE